TAACTATTTTCTATTTAACAAtgactaagagctagcgcgcaccacggtgaaTTTCCGTTCGGTTTTTttccgcaatttttttttaatagggaAAGCGAGCAAACTTgctggcgggtcacctgatgttaagtgattaccgccgcccatgaacatttgcagcgccAGAGGatccgccgatgcgttgccggccttttaggaatctgtgaactatagaactacatagacgcgcgcgcactgcggaattaattccgcaccggattttcataggtaggtacatttaaaatcaaatttacggatttcaaaacgcaccgcaactcgccacACTGCGGTGCGTGCAGGCTCGTGTATTCCGAATGGCATCATACTGACCATAGTGTAATGTAGcgtagtgaaggaaaacatcacgacCGGAAACTTGCGTCCTGaaggttctccataatgttctcaaaagtgtgtgaagtaaTACGGAATAGATAGGTGTCAAATAGAAAAGAAATTAGTCAAAGGACCGAAGTATAAGTATAGCTCTAATTGTTCTAAAGACAATCTCTAGGATTTCTAAGAGATATTATCTACTCTTTTATATTGTTCCAATACTTCATGAGCTCACAAATATTCTAATTCACTATATTTTATCACCATTCGATGAAATAGTCCGTTTTGAACGTGCCACTAAAGTTACACGTTAAATAGTGCCGTATATCATTTCTTCCCCAGCAAATCTTCGAGCATATCCTGGTTACTCATATTGGTATCGCCGAGCAAGCTAGTTCTGGATTCAACACGAGAATTTCCTCTACCCGAAACCGAGCGTTTCCTTGCAACAGGAGCGACTGTGAAAGCCTGTTCTGTAAGCAATTTGAAGTTATCATTCAGTTCAGTGAAAGCTTCTGTCGGTATATCACCTCCACCGTTCACAAACTCGTTCAATTTATCAACCGCTTGCAACTGCTCAACCAATTTGTCGCTATTGAACTTGGTTTGAGTGAACTGTTTCATGTGGTTATCGATGACTTTGCTGCTTTTCTCTATATCATGAATTATGTCCTTGCAGTATGTGTCTATTGGTTTTCCTGCTACTTTCTTTTCAATGACGCTAAGCTCACGTCTTAGAACCGTTTTCTCTCTTTTCTCTCCTTCATCAGTACTAGTTGCATTAACTTCGGAACTGGAACTATCATAGAAAGATACAGAAGAACCTCTCCGTCCTCTAGATTTCGGTCGTTCTATCACAACTTCTTCAATTTTCTCTTCAATTGATTCTTCAATTGATTTTCTTCTCAACGCACTAGACTTTCTCGATCCTAGTTCTTCGTTGTTCTTTATTTTCTTCATGAGATCCGCTTTCATAGCTTCCATTTTCTTTTGCATTTCTTCTGGGGTTGAATGAGTAAGATCATCATCAATGATGGCAAGGTCAGCCATTCCATCTTGGACAGTTTTAGCAAGTTCTATCATATCATCGGGACTTTTTGAGTCTTTTCTGTTTCGGTTTTGGTTTTGGCTGGGCGTGGTGCGTTGGCTGGTGGAGGTTCGGGAGGAGACATATCGTGAGCGAGGTTCAGTGGAGGAACTGGTATCTTCATCGTGTGATAGCGAACTGCTTACGTTACGTGAGTTCTCACACAGTTTTGCTAGAAGGTTTTGTTCCAAATGCATTACCTGGAAAATGTAACATTGCAGATAAAAAATTGACGTTTGAAATCCCTCTAAGAAGATGCAAATCACCCCAACGCTGAACAATAAACCGTTTTCAGTGCTAAAAATGCGAATGACGTCACCATGCTCAATTCGAAGCATTTTTTAATCTATTTCTGGACTTCGTAAGTTCGTCAAATATGAATCGATtccaataattaattttttaaactgtcAAATTAGTCCCATTTATAGGTGTAAAAGTGTAAACCTGGTGAAAATTTTCGGAGATGTAAGATGACACCCCGCAACGGATAAGAATGAATCGTACGCTATCATGTAACAGATCAGTAAACAAACAGTAGTCTTTCAAGTGTCACTATGTTGTACATTTACTTATAATTTAGAATAAAATCAAAGTAGATTTGTTTtttcggttgggcagcgttataaatcagaaatgaggagatccgtaggagaactagagtaaccgacatagctcaagaggttacgaagctgaagtggcaatgggcagggcacatagttcgtaaaaccgatagatgttgagtcccaaggtgctgggatggcgacctcgtaccggaagatgcagtgttGGAAAACCCTCCACtagttggacggacgacatcagacgagtcgcagggagccgctggattcaggtggcgtggcgtgtggaagtccctacaagagaccatgcccagcggtggacgtcgatcgggtgacgatgatgatgatggatttgtttttttaaaatccgatCGGTTATCTATTAAATAGTCTAacttaaaatacaaaatacatcaCACATTCGCTCGGTCGTCGTTCCCTCTGCTAGCTTCTCGTCCACTCTTGCTGATGGGCCGCGCCATGTTGGTGACGGACGCCACTTTAGTGGGGGACTTCACGACTCTGCTCGAAGCTGTGCTCAGCATCTTTTCCTTCATCTGCACATACAATAATGAAGTGTTAATTGATGCGTAAAATATCTGGTTTCTTGAAAGACTGAGATCTAGTGTAAAGTTTTGGTAGGTTTCCAAAAAGGTCTCCTCTACTTGCCTGTGAAAGTCCCATCAAAATatgttcagccgttccgaagattaacacgttcaaacagacagacagacataaattttaaaaacgtgtaattcagttatggtacagttcaaataacgaTATGAGATTTTGTGCtaattatttcgaaattacagacataggtacacttcaatttttagggttccgtacctcaaaatgaaaaacggaacccttataac
This genomic window from Maniola hyperantus chromosome 5, iAphHyp1.2, whole genome shotgun sequence contains:
- the LOC117982689 gene encoding lebercilin-like protein, with protein sequence MSVLSLVPEDKRREQRNSLESVYSSNSRLNLLHKRKRLHPLDMSNQSLNKGDRYVTQRVLSAKTHRVKQLQNQLADAHYHLQELSNENRVLRALQKKQEIALQRYENSNAELPQVLNSHNEEMRIQQSKYKQIKQQYKEAAQKLKERDLQLQQLKDEHQHLLDLSKDRNLLEREKLQAQVTELTAKVQHQNETISMLQRRLALEAKNFRHQLQAEINKHKDTRHDLDLAINNADKLSTIIEMKEKMLSTASSRVVKSPTKVASVTNMARPISKSGREASRGNDDRANVMHLEQNLLAKLCENSRNVSSSLSHDEDTSSSTEPRSRYVSSRTSTSQRTTPSQNQNRNRKDSKSPDDMIELAKTVQDGMADLAIIDDDLTHSTPEEMQKKMEAMKADLMKKIKNNEELGSRKSSALRRKSIEESIEEKIEEVVIERPKSRGRRGSSVSFYDSSSSEVNATSTDEGEKREKTVLRRELSVIEKKVAGKPIDTYCKDIIHDIEKSSKVIDNHMKQFTQTKFNSDKLVEQLQAVDKLNEFVNGGGDIPTEAFTELNDNFKLLTEQAFTVAPVARKRSVSGRGNSRVESRTSLLGDTNMSNQDMLEDLLGKK